One genomic window of Hemitrygon akajei chromosome 1, sHemAka1.3, whole genome shotgun sequence includes the following:
- the LOC140727429 gene encoding RNA-binding protein 12-like: MAVVIRLQGLPVSAGTLDIRHFFSRLTIPDGGVHIIGGELGEAFIVFATDEDARLALMRSGEILKGNRVKLTLSSRIEMQNIIEMSRKQYTRTGDVANSGRLGLNNTGTSGLGNISSTLAVNLVSAMQQGIDRSSFHPSDIGNSDMDNYGSRMDPMMSGTVSTMALSSPQNLAVGTSHSMSTSFGMTSRGLGGSSDKFNGSTSVDPSADSIYSQLREPRTSFNSDHLYLRLKSLPYSVREQQVREFFHGLQVESVRLMKDYWGMNNGEGLVRFASAWDATEGLKRHKQYMGQRFVQVFRASESEWIFEGNDLFVEDTHTDINQGNRGQSPPREEKYHSRRRSRSPRRRRSRSRSPYDQNFYVQLKNMPYGISKRDVQTFFADLNIADDQIYLLHDLDHKSTKEGFVKFKSAVEHRKALRYHKLCIRNRAVYVYPISKKTMLEFMDHVKKQRSRERSAFNIEDKRSLSREEAYSSSRVYIYARNLPFDVSKSEIRKFFEGFGVADYGIHILVDSNGIGLGEAVVKFKSEDEVLRAECLYGKKLGGREVLLKPISSQEIFELGVGSVHERNKNQKEWDYFSSHSSGGDHSLSLDMHESAEPFEPSSGLGSVPSMQRPRYSQEEEFYRGFDMRNDTSGGYTGGGYGSGFDSGCQSNMRMSSGNALVKAFNLPFTISVNEILDFFYGYRVIPDSVTVRYNDRGLPAGDAVIAFETVDEAVAAVRELNEKPIGQRNVKLTLL, from the coding sequence ATGGCTGTGGTTATCCGCTTGCAGGGGCTCCCAGTTTCTGCAGGAACCTTGGATATTCGTCACTTCTTCTCTAGATTAACcattcctgatggaggggtgcataTTATTGGTGGTGAACTGGGAGAGGCATTCATTGTATTTGCCACGGATGAAGATGCTCGGCTTGCCTTGATGCGGTCGGGTGAAATTCTCAAAGGGAACAGAGTAAAGCTAACACTAAGTAGCAGAATTGAAATGCAGAATATAATTGAAATGAGTCGTAAGCAATACACACGCACTGGTGATGTGGCCAATTCTGGAAGGTTGGGATTGAACAATACTGGCACAAGTGGGTTAGGTAACATATCTTCTACACTAGCTGTGAACTTGGTTTCGGCTATGCAGCAAGGAATCGATAGAAGTTCATTTCATCCCAGTGATATTGGAAATTCTGATATGGACAACTATGGCTCTCGCATGGATCCCATGATGAGTGGTACCGTGTCCACCATGGCATTATCTTCTCCACAGAACCTTGCAGTTGGCACATCTCACTCTATGTCTACATCATTTGGCATGACTTCCAGAGGATTGGGGGGTAGTTCCGATAAATTTAATGGCTCTACTTCAGTGGATCCCTCTGCTGATTCAATTTACAGTCAATTAAGAGAACCAAGAACATCTTTTAATTCTGATCATCTTTATTTACGTCTGAAAAGCCTGCCCTATTCTGTAAGAGAGCAGCAAGTAAGAGAATTCTTCCATGGTTTACAAGTTGAATCTGTTCGTCTAATGAAGGATTATTGGGGCATGAATAATGGAGAGGGTTTAGTTCGATTTGCCAGTGCTTGGGATGCAACAGAAGGATTAAAACGTCACAAACAATACATGGGGCAAAGATTTGTTCAGGTCTTTCGAGCTTCAGAGTCAGAATGGATTTTTGAAGGAAATGATTTATTTGTAGAAGATACTCATACTGATATAAACCAAGGTAATAGAGGTCAGTCCCCTCCTCGTGAAGAAAAATATCATTCCCGAAGGCGATCAAGATCACCACGAAGGCGCAGATCACGATCTCGTTCTCCTTACGATCAAAATTTTTATGTGCAGCTAAAAAATATGCCCTATGGTATTTCAAAAAGAGATGTGCAAACTTTCTTTGCTGATTTGAACATTGCAGATGATCAAATTTATCTTTTACATGATCTTGATCATAAAAGTACCAAGGAAGGCTTTGTGAAGTTTAAAAGTGCTGTTGAGCATCGGAAAGCTCTAAGGTATCACAAACTATGCATCAGAAACCGTGCAGTTTATGTTTATCCCATCTCTAAGAAAACCATGTTAGAGTTTATGGACCATGTCAAGAAGCAAAGATCAAGAGAAAGGTCAGCTTTTAACATTGAAGATAAAAGATCCCTGTCGAGAGAAGAGGCTTATTCCTCATCAAGAGTGTACATTTATGCCCGTAACCTTCCTTTTGATGTCTCCAAATCTGAGATTCGTAAATTTTTTGAAGGTTTTGGTGTGGCTGATTATGGAATCCATATACTTGTTGATAGTAATGGCATTGGATTAGGGGAGGCTGTGGTCAAGTTCAAGTCTGAGGATGAAGTACTAAGGGCTGAGTGCTTATATGGTAAAAAGCTTGGAGGAAGAGAAGTTTTGCTAAAGCCAATTTCTTCACAAGAGATATTTGAACTTGGTGTTGGTTCTGTGCATGAAAGAAACAAAAACCAGAAGGAATGGGACTATTTTAGTTCTCATAGTAGTGGTGGTGATCATTCTTTGTCTCTTGATATGCATGAATCAGCTGAGCCTTTTGAACCTTCCAGTGGTTTGGGTTCTGTGCCCTCCATGCAAAGACCAAGATATAGCCAAGAAGAAGAATTTTACAGAGGATTCGACATGAGAAATGACACTTCTGGGGGCTACACTGGAGGTGGATATGGATCTGGATTTGATTCAGGCTGTCAAAGTAATATGAGAATGTCCAGTGGCAATGCTCTTGTGAAGGCTTTTAATCTCCCTTTCACAATCTCAGTTAATGAAATACTGGATTTCTTCTATGGCTATCGTGTTATTCCTGATTCTGTCACCGTACGGTACAATGACAGGGGTTTACCTGCTGGTGATGCTGTTATTGCATTTGAAACAGTTGATGAAGCAGTGGCTGCTGTGCGAGAACTGAATGAAAAGCCAATTGGACAAAGGAATGTCAAACTAACCTTGCTATAA